ATATTCAATGGTCTTGTTTTTTGGCCCCTCAAAAGGAGCTATGGCAAAATAAACCGTTATTCTATAACTATCGGCTAGCATTTCCGCTGATTGACTATTCTTTTTTAGATCAGATGGACGGAAACCATGTTTGAAGCTTTCTCCCTGACCATAGACTTTCCCCATTGTATAGATGCCGCCGACATCTCTATCCTCGGCCGGATTAGCCGCCAGATCATCCCAACAAGTTGGATTAAAACAAACATCCATCATATAAGATTCTCCGCTGACATTCACAATTTTAAAAATCTGATTAGAATTAATATCAGAATTAGTTTTTGGAGTTTCCGTGCTAACTTCTTCTTTTAGAACTTCTGTTGGCTTTACTTCTTGCTTGATTTCTTCTTTAATTTCTTCTTCAATTTGTTTCATTATTTCCTCAACTTTTTCTCCGCTTTTAACGATATTATTTTCTTTCATCCACTCAGGCACTTCCTCCTCAGTCAACCCAGCCACACTAGCTTTAGTTTCACCCTTTTCATCAGTTTTAATGCTAATTCCCAATATTTTTTCGTCTTGAATGGCTGATCTGATTTGATCGGCAGCAAAATAGCCAGCACTAACTTTTTCCATCGCCTTTGACATATTTCCCGGCAAATTGGCAATTGTCAAAATACTAGCTGCTGGTTCAGTCACTGCTCTCGCCTTATTTACCATTTCCGATACCTTATTTTTATCTCCCAGAGCTATTCTGGCTTCATCATCCGCCACCTCCAAAACCAAATCCGCACCGCCTACCACTGTCGCTGTCGTTGCCAAAACCCCAGTAGCACCTCCGGTCAGCACTACCCCTCCCACAAACACCGTCACCTTGGCTCCGTTTTTAATTCTCATTGAATTTTGTTCGCAAGTTTCAAAGACATCTCCTTCCTCCCCATAAGCCTCTCGGGTAATTTGATCTTGAGTTTGGTTCAAAATTAAGTGAGCCATTTTGACATCAACTCCCAGGTGTTTAGCCAGGGTTCTTACAGTTTTACCAGCTGGAGCACTTTCAATTACTTTTTGAATTTCAACTGAAGTATAAGCAGAAGCACCTTTTACTAAATTAAATGCTGTTTTTTTATTAGCCATTTTGTCAGCTTCTTTTTCTAACTCCGCTACTTCGCCTTCCAGCGCTTTCCACCCATCAATAACAGCACTCATTTCAGTATTCCATTTATCATAATCTCCGTACTCTTTGGCTTTTTCTAAAACATTTTCAGTCCGATATCTAAGTAGAGTATATTCTTTTGAAACGGATAGGGTTTTTCTATAAACCGTCTGGTCTAAAGTTGGAGTTTTGTCTCCTTTTTTTAAGGCCAAAAAACCGACGACCATGACTATTATTACAGTAACAATTGCGATTGGCAAGATTTTTTTTATCGACATAGGCTATTTTATTAAAAATTAATAAGACATATTTATCCCTATAAAAATAGAAAAGTTCTGACAAAAATAAATATTAATATTTATTTAATCGACAATATAGTTTCTTTCAGCTTTGAAAGTTTCGATTAGGTTTTCTTGAAAATCTTTGATTAACACCGTTACCTCGACTCTAAGTTTACCCACTTTTTCAATAAATGTAGAAGTAAAAGCACATGTATTATCTCCACCAGCACTCAACACTGTCCGAACTGTCTGTTCTTTATAAAGCACTTCTTCATTGTTTTCGTTAAGGTAAAATCTCCATTCACAAAAACCAAATTTTCCGTATTCATCCTCAAAATTATCAATCTTAGCCGACCACATTCGAGCTTGTCTGGCTTGGAACATTTCTTCCTTTGGGCTAATGATTATTACCTTAATTGGTTTTTTCTCTTTTTCTTCAACAGGGGCAATTTCGGCACTTTTCTCGCTAATGTTTATTTCTTGTTTTGTCGTTTGTTTTGGTTGTTTTAATTTAATAAACACTGTTCCCGAAATTATTAAAATTAACAAGACAAGGATTATCCATCTATTATTTTTCATTTTTTCATAATTTAATTATAAATTTGGCTATTTTTTAATTGTTTTCCTAGCCCAATACATGTTTGCCCAGCGCCAATATTATTATGAGTTTACTTAAAAATTAAAAAATCCACCAGCATAAAGTTGATGAGTTTTTTAATTCTCGGGGACAGGGATTCGAACCCTGGACCCATTGGTTAACAGCCAATTGCTCTACCGCTGAGCTATCCCCGAATAAAACCTTTTATAAATTGTCTGCCTCGATAACTTTTTAATTCTTTCTCCCTTTTTAATGCCTCTTCCCTGCTCGCAACATGCTCTAAGCAGATAGCAACCCATTCACCATCAAACCTAGCGGTATATCCCTTGGAAAAAATTTTATTGTTATGCAAAGCTAAACGTTCTTCTAAATTTTTAGTCTGCCCTATATAAATTTTATTATGTTTTTTATTATAAACACAATAAACTATAAATTCCATATAATTATTGCTCTACCTCCGCCAGCTGGCGGAGAGCTATCCCCGAATGTGATTCAAAATTTAATAGTCTTTCAACTTTTTCATGTCCAAATGCTGTTGAATTTTCTCCAAAGCCTTGGTCTCAATCTGGCGAATACGTTCGCGGGTCACACCAAATTCTTGACCGACTTCCTCTAGGGTGTGGGCGACACCATCAACTAGACCAAAACGCATTTCTAAAATTTTTCTCTCCCTGGGCGTTAATTCTTCAATAATACTTTTAACATGTTCAGCCAAAAGCCGCAAGGAGGCGGCCTTTGATGGGCTCATAGTCTTGGTATCTTCAATAAAATCAGAAAGCTTGGCATCGTCGTCACCATCATCACCGACCGAAGTTTCGAGAGAGACAGTATCTTGGGAAATCTGCATGATATGATTAATCTTTTCAATTTCTTCTCCCATTTCGGCGGCGATTTCCTCGGCTAGGGGCTCACGGCCAAGATCTTGGATCAGGCGGCGTTGAACCTGTTGAAATTTATTAATTGTTTCTACCATGTGGACGGGGATGCGGATAGTACGAGATTGGTCAGCAAGCGCCCGGGTGATAGCTTGACGGATCCACCAGGTAGCATAAGTAGAGAATTTATAACCCTTGCGATAATCAAATTTTTCTACGGCCCGGAATAGACCGATATTGCCTTCTTGAATCAAATCTAATAAAGTCAGGCCGCCACGACCGACAAATTTTTTAGCAATAGAAACAACCAGACGCAGGTTG
The Candidatus Kuenenbacteria bacterium genome window above contains:
- a CDS encoding GIY-YIG nuclease family protein, translating into MEFIVYCVYNKKHNKIYIGQTKNLEERLALHNNKIFSKGYTARFDGEWVAICLEHVASREEALKREKELKSYRGRQFIKGFIRG
- a CDS encoding sigma-70 family RNA polymerase sigma factor; translation: MKKKDKAKKIFKPRLKKKFFHPKSKKKGKIIRPKAKVKKVIKAMSPKVEFPQEAVDSLIKKGKLRGFVTESEVLYALPEMEEYLDQAEEVLYRLDHLSVNIIEKEIGFLATEKVRKEILDEIGIKSDKKKVDLTDISSDSIQMYLREIGKAPLLHTEEEMQLAKRKEKGDKEAERKLIQSNLRLVVSIAKKFVGRGGLTLLDLIQEGNIGLFRAVEKFDYRKGYKFSTYATWWIRQAITRALADQSRTIRIPVHMVETINKFQQVQRRLIQDLGREPLAEEIAAEMGEEIEKINHIMQISQDTVSLETSVGDDGDDDAKLSDFIEDTKTMSPSKAASLRLLAEHVKSIIEELTPRERKILEMRFGLVDGVAHTLEEVGQEFGVTRERIRQIETKALEKIQQHLDMKKLKDY